DNA sequence from the Candidatus Fluviicola riflensis genome:
TTGCTGATAAAATAAACTCCTTTTGGATAACCACCTTCGCGGAAAATATTGTCTTTCTTTTTATAGTATCTCACTTCCCGTTCTTCTGAAAGTTCTCTTAATGACTCGAAGGTTTTGGCTTCTTTTAAAAAGTCATTCACCCCCTCGATGCTGTTCGTGAATTGTATTTTCAGAAAATCATTCTTTTTCAGGCGTACCTCAATGGCGCTCAGCAGATCTTCATCATCAAAGGGTTTGATCAGGTAATCGTCGGCCCCCATCGACATTCCTTTTCGCACATCTCCCCGATCAGCCTTCGCAGTTAAGAAGATAAACGGAATACCTGCGGTTATTTCATTTTTGGATAAGAGATGTAATACGCCATGCCCATCGAGCAGAGGCATCATGATATCACAGATAATGAGATCCGGTGGGTCATTTAACGCAAGATATACACCCTCTTTTCCATTTTCAGCCGTGATTACGTTATACTGCGCCAATGTCAGTATTTCTGCAGTATTTTCCCGCACATCGACGTTGTCCTCAATCAATAGGATTTTTTTCATTGCTTTCTGTTTCAGTGAATAAAATGGTTAGCGTAACCTTTGTTCCTTGGTTTTGGACGCTGTCAATTTGAATCGTTCCGTTCATTAGTTCGACGTACCTGGCAACGATGCTTAGTCCCAAACCGGTTCCTTGTATATGTGTGACATTGCTCCCCCTGAAAAAGCGTTCAAACAGGTTTTCCTGATCTTCTTCATTGATACCGATGCCATCATCTTCTACAGCAATTACAATCGCTCTTTCGTCAACCTGTGTAGATAATTCAATTTTCCCCTCGTGGTTGGAGAATTTAATCGCGTTTGAAACAAGGTTGAATAAGATGTTTTTCAAGATCTTCGGATCCAGTAAAGCAATTTCTTTGCCTGAATGATGATGAACAAGTGATTGTTTCCCGGTTAGCATTCCCTGCATTTCTGAAATGATTTCCGACATAAACAGGCTGATATTAAATTCTTCGGGGAAATTCTCCACTTTGCCTTCTTCCAACTTGGAAGCCGAAAGAAAATCATTCAGAATATCTGTCAGGTTTTTAATCGATTTTTTGATTTTACCCACGTGTTTAGCCTGGTTCTCCAAATCACTCAATTCACCGTATTTAGTAATCAGTGAGAGCGAAGACATCATTGTGGTAAGGGGCGTTCTAAACTCGTGAGACGCCATGGAAACAAACCTGGATTTCATTTCACTCAATTCTTTTTCTTTCTCAAGAGAAGTGTTGAGTTCTTTTTTTGTTTTCTCCAATTCATTAATCGCTTCTTCCAGTACAAGTGTCCTGTTTTTCACCTGTTCTTCCAGGTCCGTTGAATAATTTTTTAGTTTTTCTTCAGCGAGCTTACGCAGCGTAATATCGAGGATAAAGGCAACTACAAACGTTTTACCTGCGTAGGTATAAGGACTTAAACTGATCTCCACCGGAAATTCGGAACCGTCTTTTTTTAATCCGTAAAGCTCCATTCCCAACCCCATAGAACGTGCATGTGGGTGATGGGCATAATTGGTCCTGTTGTGTTCATGTTTATTGGAAAATCGTTGCGGAACAAGTACTTCTATTTTTGATCCTGTCAATTCACCGGCCGAATAGCCAAATAGTTTTTCTGCACTTGGATTGATCCGTGTAATTTCTCCTTTTGAATTCGTAACCAAAATTCCTTCGGTAGCATGCAGGAACAGTGCATTAAGTATTCCTTCCTGACTTTGCATTCATTCTCATTATTAGTAGTTAAAGACGAATATACCTTTTTTGGCGCTTTTAATTACACCTGAAAATAAAAAAAATGATTTTCATCAGCTGCATGTATGACAAAAATCATTTGATAAAAACTTATCCGGATGTATCCTTCTCTTTTTCAATGCTCCGCAAAAATACCCGACACAATTTATCTGAACTTTTTTACCGAAAATCAAAATAAATCGGAGAATTCATTTGCATGAAATAAAAATATCGCTACTTTTGTCCACCATTTTAACGAATGGCAGAATTGAAATAACCTCAACAACGATCAGTCGGATCAATCAAAAAGAGGTACTGCGGATGTGGTGAAATTGGTAGACACGCCAGACTTAGGATCTGGTGCCGAGAGGTGTGCGGGTTCGAGTCCCTCCATCCGCACTTCATGAAAAAAGTCTCGTCTCGTCATTGAAGCGAGACTTTTTTGTTTTAACAACTTACTAAAACAAGAACGGAATGAACGTAACTCGTCAAGAAGTGAACGCGCAAACAGCATTACTTACAGTGCAGGTTTCGCCAGAAGATTATAAAGGAAAAGTAACTGCTTCGCTGGAAAAATACCGCAAGCAGGCTAAAATCCCTGGATTCCGTCCGGGAAAAGTACCAATGGCTTTGGTGCAAAAACAATACGGAAAATCAGTATTGGCCGAAGAGATGAACAAATTGGTTTCGGAGGCGCTTTACAAACACGTTGAAGACAATAAACTCGATATTTTAGGGAATCCGATTCCGAAAGAAGATACCGAAATCAAAGGTGATTTCGAAAATCCGGGAGAATTTGAGTTTACATACGAAATCGGTTACAAACCGGCGATCAATCTTGATTTAGGGCCTAAAACCAAATTCGATTACGTAAAAGTAAAAATCGACGATACGTTGCTGGACAAACAAATCGATGATTTGCGTCGTCGTTACGGGAAACTGGTTTCTGCAGACAAAGTTGGCGAAACGGATATGATTCTTGGGCAATTCGTTGAATTGAACGATGACGACACGATCAAAGTGGGTGGTATCATGCATTCTTCCACCACTTCGATGGAGTTTATTGAAGACAAGAAAGTAAAAGCTTCATTGGTTGGAAAATCAATAGGCGATAAAGTAAACGTTTCCGCATCGGCACTGACACGTGGCGACAAAGACAAAGCGGCTATGTTGGGCGTGAAGGAAGAAGAACTGGTGAACCATTCTGACAATTACCAATTGACGATCAACGATATCAAACAAATGGAACTGGCTGAATTGAACCAGGATTTGTTTGACAAATTGTTCGGTCCGGGAGCGGTTGATTCTGAAAAAGCATTGCGTGCACGTATCGCAAATGATCTGGATCAAATGTTTGCTAATGATTCTGACCGTTTGTTAACACGCGAAATTTACCGCGAATTGGTTGACAAAACGCCGGTTTCATTGCCGGATGAGTTCCTGAAAAGATGGATTCGCTTGTCGAACGAAAAACCAATTTCGCAGGAACAGGTTGATGCCGAATATGACAATTACGCCAAAGATTTGAAATGGCAGTTGATCCAGGGGCACATCTTTAAATCCAATGATATTCAATTGGACCACAAGGAAGCCATTGAGTTTACAAAAAGTTTGCTGGCTAATCAGTATGCACAATACGGTTTGCCTGCTCCGGAAGAACCGGAATTGACTACACAAGCGAGCAAAGCGTTGACCAACCGTGAAGAAGCGAATCGTATCTACGATATGCTTGCTGAAGCGAAATTGACAACTTACTTCAAAAGCACGGTAAAACTAAACAACAAAGAGGTTTCCTACGATGATTTCGTAGCGATGGCTTCTAATTAAGATACATTACTTACTTTGAAAAGCTTCCCGTTGATTCGGGGAGCTTTTTTTTGTTTGGAGAATTTTTACATGTTGAAAAAAGGCACGTAATATTGCGAATTGGCATATCAAATAATTAGACGTGAATTCGCAATATTACGTGTGCTGATTTATGTTGATAATCCATTCTCAAAAGTATCACTGAAACATATTTACCCCGCCAAAACGAGTGAAGCATGAAAAAGTGGTTGAGGAATTATTGGGTATATTCGTTGGTAGGAACGTTATGCGACATTTTAAGACGATCAAACGAAAATGAAACAGTTGACAGTTAAACTTATACTTCCACTGACAGTAATTTCATTTGCGACAATTACTAAGTGGTGGTATGCTTTACCTGTTGACGCACCAGACACATTATTTGTAGGGTTTCCTTTCCCGTTCGTTTGTGACGGTTGGCATACTTCAATGTCCTTGCAACTATTCATAACAGAATTTGTCGCAGACTTTTTGATCTACTTTTTATTTTGGTTCATACTGTTTTTTTGCATTAACCGTTTTTGGACAAAAATTAACCCAAACAAAATTGTGACAATTATATTGTGGGCGGTGACGGGATTTGTGGTAAGCGGAGCAACTTTAATTGCAAGTAATTCAGATAATTTATTTTATGTGAAACGACCCTTTGACATTAACGTAATGGAAACGGGGTACAAATTTGTGTGGCAACAGACAGAGCGACCTGACTATTATAAATATCATCCTGAAGACAAGAAAGAATGAAAAAACGACCGTATAACAGCACATTTACAATGCTAAACCGACAACCAAATGGTACGTTTAATTAAATTGACATTATTGGCAGACCTTGCAAGTTGTTTGGTTATGTTTTTTTCTTATTTACTAATTAATCCCAAATTCGCATTTCTTGCTCTCTTCTATTCATTTGGTAATATATTAATTCCAACCTTCATTGCGGTTCTTGTGTTTCAACTTCTAAGAAAAAAAATTAACCTTTCTAATTCGTTTCGAACTATTGCACTTCAGACATTTATCCTGACCGTTATTCTTTTTTTAGGTATTTTTATTTGGGCGACAATAGACGTATTGTTATTTGGACACTTACACCGAGAGCATTGGAATATCACTAAAGAATTTAATTCAGAATTTAAGCCTTGGTTGCCCGCACTATTTTCACTGGCGTTTTTCATACCACTCATTGACAGAAGAATTAGTAGAAATGATACTAAACTTGAAGACAAGTACAACCGCTAACATCGGCTTGGCTACATGCCTTCAATCTCGCCTCGAAAAGATGATTTTTATAAAAGAAAATAATCTAACTTCGAATTTGAGTTTACATTAAAAAGTCGGCACGCCGCCAAGTCAAAAACTGTTATCGGTCATACTTCAAAAACAAACAACTATTTTAGAAAAAACCACATGTCAACAGAAATAAGCAAGATGAAAGCATTTACAAAAATCAAATATGGTGGTCCTGAAATTCTTTGTTTAGAAGAAGTAGCATTTCCGGAACTCAAAGAAGCGCACTTGATAGTTAAAATTTTTGCAAACTCAGCTAATCCAGCTGATTGGCATATTTTGAGAGGTAAGCCCTTTTTTGCCCGGTTTACTTTTGGATTATTCAAACCCAAAGAAAAAATCTTAGGTGCTGATTTTGCCGGAATAGTTGAACAAGTAGGCAAGAATGTGAGTCAGTTCAAGGTCGGGGATAAAGTATTTGGTGAATCTCTAGAAGGTGGTGCTTTTGCTGAATACGCTTGTGTAGCCGAAAATATTTGTGCCAAAATGCCTGACGGTACAACATTTTCAGATATGGCTTGCTTACCGATTGCCGGTCTGACTGCCTTACAAGCTCTAACCACCCACGGGCAGGTCAAAAAAGGAGAAACTGTTCTTATCAATGGGGCATCAGGTGGAGTTGGACATTTTGCTGTTCAAATTGCAAAAGAACTGGGGGCTACCGTTACAGCGGTTAGTTCAAGCAAAAATGTAGATTTTGTCAAGTCATTAGGTGCCGATCATGTGATTGCTTATGACAAAGAAAACATTCATCAACATACAGGAAAATACGATCTTATTGTTGATACGAATGGAAACTTAAGTTTTCAGGACTACAAACGAATGGGGCAACGCGGAGTAATGATAGGTTTTACAAGTATGGGACATATGATTTCGGTACTTGCGAAAAAGGCATTTAGTAAATTTCCGTTAATTCAATTTACAGCCGAAGCCAACAAGAAGGACTTAGACACATTAGCATATCTGATTAAAGGGGATAAAATAAAAGTTCATATTGATAAGACTTTTTCATCTGAGCGAATTCCGGAAGCAATTAGCTATATTGAAGCTATGCGTACAAGAGGAAAAGTTTCAATGATTTGGGGAAATGTTGACGCTGAAAATTAAACAAGAAAAAGCACGAAGCACTAACATGGTTTTTTTCCGTCAGCCGGGCTACTTTGCAAAATTCAACATCCGTTTTTCAATTAAACTTTAGTAATAATATCGGCTTTTGTGCTTCGATTTCCCGGCCGAACGCAAAGCCCTAAACGTTAGCGGACAACACCCCGGAAATCGTAAAAATTAGCTAATTTAAAGCGTTAAGCAATGAATGAAATAAAAATTCGAAAAGCAAAGGAAATTGAAATTGAATGGATAAATAAAAAATATGCAGAAGTAGGTTTTAAAAAATCTGTTTTTGAAAATGAACTAATTGCAATAGCAGAATACGAAAGTTTAAATAGTGGACTTGGTAGAATAGTTAAAATAGACGATGTAAATTATGAACTTGGTGGAATGTATGTTTTTGAAGAATTTCGAAATAAAGGTATTGCAGAAAAAATTGTAGCATTTTTAATTCGTAGCGAAAATTTCGAAGATAAACATATTTGGTGCTTACCATTTGAAAATCTAGAAAACTTCTATGCGAAATTTGGATTCAAAATGGCCGAAAAAACTATGATACAAACCCCAAAAGAAATTACAGAAAAACATAATTGGTGTAACAAAACCTACGAAAAGAAAGTATTGTTAATGGTTAAAGAAAATTAATCTGCCGATCTGCTAACATCGGTTTGGCAAAAGCGGCGGTTCAGTGCTCCGCAGCCACATTTCCGTTTAATCAAACATTGGTTTTTCAAATCAAGTTTTGTGGTGAAAAGCCCGCCCATCGCAAAACTACCAAACGTTAGCGGTCATTGTAAAGCGAGCCCCGGGAAACATTAGACAGTCAAGAATATGAACACAGAACAATATCCCAACATTTATTTATACAGACGAATTGTACAGGCCAAACTATATATAGACAAATACTATTCAGAAAAAATTGACCTTGACAATATTTCGGACGAAGCTCATTTTTCAAAATTTCACTTTATAAGGCTTTTTAAGTCTATTTATGGCAAAACCCCACACCAATATCTAACGAAGGTCAGAATTGAGAAGGCACAACAACTTCTACAACAGGAAAAATCAGTAGGTGAAGTTTGTTTTTTAGTTGGTTATGATAGTCTTAGCACATTTAGCGGGCTTTTTTCGAAAGAAGTAGGAAAGTCACCTACTCTATATGTCGCCCATTACAGTCAGCGGAAAAGAGAAATTCAAACCAACCCTTTGTCTTTTGTTCCAAAATGTTATGCCTATATGCACGGTTGGACAGAGAATAGCAATTTTGAAGAAGTAAAAAAGTAAATCATTGCAGAAATTTGCATTGGGTTTAACAAAAAAAGAAAAGCAATGATTACAAAAATGACAATTACAAACATTCACGTTATAGACCAAAATAGTGCCTATGAATTTTATGTTAATAAATTAGGTTTTAAGGTGGTTGACGACATACCAATGGGACCGGAAACCCGTTGGCTGACAGTTTCGCCACCAGAACAACCCGACTTGCAATTGGTTCTATTTCCAGTTACTGTTAGCAAAATGTTTCCGAAAGAAATTGCTGAAAATTTAATTGACTTGATCAGAAAAGGAATTTTTGGCTGTGGTGTATTAACTTGTAATGACATTTTCGCCACTTATGAAGAATTAAAAGCAAAAGGCGTAGAATTTATTAAAGCGCCTACAAAAGAGTTTTATGGGACAGAAGCACTTTTCAAAGACGACTCGGGGAATTATTTTTCATTGCAACCAATAAACAATTTTGACAATGAAAACAATATTTGACGCTACAACCAGAGATGAACTTGTTAAGAGGATAAGTTCTTTAAATGAAAATAGTGTACCTCTATGGGGTAAAATGACAGTTTACCAAATGACCAAACACAACACAATTTGGAATGAGTGGGTTCTTGGAAAAAAAGATTTCGTTTACAAACAAAATTTTATAGGAAAACTGTTTGGTAGAATAGCTTTGAAAAGCAACACCGGAGACGACAAGCCAATTGGCAAAAATATGCCCGCCGGTAAAGCCTGTACAGTCAAAGAAAAGACAGGTAACGTTCAAGTTGAAATTTCAAACTGGATAAAACAAATTAACGCCTATGAGAATTTCTCAAATGACAATTTTGTTCACGACTTCTTTGGAAAAATGACAAAAGAACAAATCGGAATATTTGCACATAAACATAACGACCACCACTTACGACAATTCAATGTATAGAAAACAACGAACGGATAACACGGGCTTGGCAAAAGTGACGGTTCAGTGCTCCGCAGCCACATTTCCGTTTAATCAAACATTGGTTTTTTAGATCACGTTTTGTTGTAAAGTCCCACCCTGCAAACTGTTAGTGCAATTTTTGCAAACATTAAAACGACAGAAAATGAAACAACCATTTATTCTCATATTAACACTCGGACTTTTTGCCTGTAACCAACAGACAGAAAAAGAAACCGTCCAAGGCGATTGGATTAAAGGAACGGAAAGCGAAAAAATCAAGACTATTGAAAAACAATTTCGTGGTTTTGACAACGCAATGGTTGAAACGGGTTATCGTTACCAGGAATTGTATTGGGCAGGACAAGATCAAAATTGGGAATATGCAGACTATCAATTAGAAAAAATAAAAATTACCATTGAAAACGGATTAGAACGAAGACCAAAGAGGGCAAAATCTGCCGAACACTTTTTGAGTTATGTATTGCCCGAAATGAAAAAATCGTTAGAAAAAAAAGATACTGAAATTTTCAATAAAAACTTTCAAACAATGACAATCAACTGTAACAGTTGCCATGCAATGGAAAAAGTGCCATTTTTCAATGTTCAAATTCCCACAGAAAGACAATCACCAATTAGAAAGTAAAATGTTTCGAAAACTTATTCATACAGACAATTCAAAAACAACCTTACTTATTAGACTAATGGTTGGTGCTGTATTTCTTTCGGAAGGCATTCAAAAATTCCTATTCCCCGACTTACTCGGAGCAGGACGATTTGCGAAGATCGGCTTACCATCGCCTGAATTTTTAGGGAGTTTTGTAGGAAGTTTTGAAATTGTTTGTGGTGCATTGGTTTTACTTGGTTTGCTAACAAGGTTTGCAAGTTTTCCTTTAATCATCATTATACTTGTTGCTATCGCAACAACAAAGACTGAAGTTTTAGCCGACAAAGGATTTTGGGAAATGCTTCACGTATGCAGAACAGATTGGGCAATGTTTTTAGGTAGTATTTTTCTATTAATCAAAGGCGGTGGTTCTTTGTCTGTGGACAAAAAGATAATGAATGGTGGAAAATAAAGTAGCTATAAAAGACATTGCCAAACTTTTTCTAAAACTTGGTATTATTGGTTTTGGTGGTCCTGCTGCACACATTTCAATGATGCAAGACGAAGTTGTTACCAAAAGAAAATGGCTGACCGAACAACATTTCCTTGACTTAATTGGAGCAACTAATTTAATTCCCGGACCAAATAGCACCGAAATGGCAATTCATATCGGACACGAAAAAGGAGGTTGGAAAGGTCTAATTGTTGCAGGTCTTTGTTTCATTTTACCAGCCATTTTAATTACAGGAATTTTTGCTTGGCTGTACAAACAATACGGACAACTCCCCGAAGTGCACCCCTTTGTTTACGGAATAAAACCAGCCATTATTGCCATTATACTTGGAGCAATTTTTCCATTGGCAAAAAAGTCTCTTAAATCAACGGAATTAGTAATTATTGGATTGATTGTTTTAATTGGGGCATTGCTCAATATTAACGAAATCTATTTGATGTTTGGAGCAGGTTTTTTTGCTTTATTTTTGGCTTACATACGAAACAATAAACAAAACAATATCAACAGTTTTTTGCCATTAGCTTTATTACAAATCACAAATACAACAATCCTTTCTGCAACAAACGCAAAATTGTTTTGGATTTTCTTGAAAATCGGTTCAATACTCTACGGTAGCGGTTACGTTTTGTTTGCATTCCTTGACACAGAATTAGTTTCAACAGGACTTTTGACAAGGCAACAATTAATTGACGCCATTGCTGTAGGACAATTCACTCCCGGCCCCGTTTTTTCTTCGGTAACTTTTATCGGCTATCAAATCAATGGTTTGACAGGAGCAATCATTTCGACAATAGCCATATTTTTACCATCGTTTGTTTTTGTTGCATTGCTCAATCCGATTGTAAAGAAAATGCGAAGCTCAAAACTTTTTCCAGCATTTCTTGACGCAGTTA
Encoded proteins:
- a CDS encoding transcriptional regulator, translating into MKKILLIEDNVDVRENTAEILTLAQYNVITAENGKEGVYLALNDPPDLIICDIMMPLLDGHGVLHLLSKNEITAGIPFIFLTAKADRGDVRKGMSMGADDYLIKPFDDEDLLSAIEVRLKKNDFLKIQFTNSIEGVNDFLKEAKTFESLRELSEEREVRYYKKKDNIFREGGYPKGVYFISKGKVKIYQKNEQAKELIISLHKEGDFFGFLSLLKEEQYTHSATVLEDAEIYMIPQEDFFSLIYKNTEVARKFIEILSNNLLESEQQLMRLAYNSVRKRVAEALVKLSDTYKKDDEDRFSMNVSREDLASIVGTAKETVIRTLSEFKDDKYIEISGGTITILEYDQLASMKN
- a CDS encoding PAS domain-containing sensor histidine kinase, which translates into the protein MQSQEGILNALFLHATEGILVTNSKGEITRINPSAEKLFGYSAGELTGSKIEVLVPQRFSNKHEHNRTNYAHHPHARSMGLGMELYGLKKDGSEFPVEISLSPYTYAGKTFVVAFILDITLRKLAEEKLKNYSTDLEEQVKNRTLVLEEAINELEKTKKELNTSLEKEKELSEMKSRFVSMASHEFRTPLTTMMSSLSLITKYGELSDLENQAKHVGKIKKSIKNLTDILNDFLSASKLEEGKVENFPEEFNISLFMSEIISEMQGMLTGKQSLVHHHSGKEIALLDPKILKNILFNLVSNAIKFSNHEGKIELSTQVDERAIVIAVEDDGIGINEEDQENLFERFFRGSNVTHIQGTGLGLSIVARYVELMNGTIQIDSVQNQGTKVTLTILFTETESNEKNPID
- the tig gene encoding trigger factor, which encodes MNVTRQEVNAQTALLTVQVSPEDYKGKVTASLEKYRKQAKIPGFRPGKVPMALVQKQYGKSVLAEEMNKLVSEALYKHVEDNKLDILGNPIPKEDTEIKGDFENPGEFEFTYEIGYKPAINLDLGPKTKFDYVKVKIDDTLLDKQIDDLRRRYGKLVSADKVGETDMILGQFVELNDDDTIKVGGIMHSSTTSMEFIEDKKVKASLVGKSIGDKVNVSASALTRGDKDKAAMLGVKEEELVNHSDNYQLTINDIKQMELAELNQDLFDKLFGPGAVDSEKALRARIANDLDQMFANDSDRLLTREIYRELVDKTPVSLPDEFLKRWIRLSNEKPISQEQVDAEYDNYAKDLKWQLIQGHIFKSNDIQLDHKEAIEFTKSLLANQYAQYGLPAPEEPELTTQASKALTNREEANRIYDMLAEAKLTTYFKSTVKLNNKEVSYDDFVAMASN
- a CDS encoding alcohol dehydrogenase — encoded protein: MKAFTKIKYGGPEILCLEEVAFPELKEAHLIVKIFANSANPADWHILRGKPFFARFTFGLFKPKEKILGADFAGIVEQVGKNVSQFKVGDKVFGESLEGGAFAEYACVAENICAKMPDGTTFSDMACLPIAGLTALQALTTHGQVKKGETVLINGASGGVGHFAVQIAKELGATVTAVSSSKNVDFVKSLGADHVIAYDKENIHQHTGKYDLIVDTNGNLSFQDYKRMGQRGVMIGFTSMGHMISVLAKKAFSKFPLIQFTAEANKKDLDTLAYLIKGDKIKVHIDKTFSSERIPEAISYIEAMRTRGKVSMIWGNVDAEN
- a CDS encoding AraC family transcriptional regulator — protein: MNTEQYPNIYLYRRIVQAKLYIDKYYSEKIDLDNISDEAHFSKFHFIRLFKSIYGKTPHQYLTKVRIEKAQQLLQQEKSVGEVCFLVGYDSLSTFSGLFSKEVGKSPTLYVAHYSQRKREIQTNPLSFVPKCYAYMHGWTENSNFEEVKK
- a CDS encoding glyoxalase, translated to MITKMTITNIHVIDQNSAYEFYVNKLGFKVVDDIPMGPETRWLTVSPPEQPDLQLVLFPVTVSKMFPKEIAENLIDLIRKGIFGCGVLTCNDIFATYEELKAKGVEFIKAPTKEFYGTEALFKDDSGNYFSLQPINNFDNENNI
- a CDS encoding DoxX family protein gives rise to the protein MFRKLIHTDNSKTTLLIRLMVGAVFLSEGIQKFLFPDLLGAGRFAKIGLPSPEFLGSFVGSFEIVCGALVLLGLLTRFASFPLIIIILVAIATTKTEVLADKGFWEMLHVCRTDWAMFLGSIFLLIKGGGSLSVDKKIMNGGK
- a CDS encoding chromate transporter, with translation MVENKVAIKDIAKLFLKLGIIGFGGPAAHISMMQDEVVTKRKWLTEQHFLDLIGATNLIPGPNSTEMAIHIGHEKGGWKGLIVAGLCFILPAILITGIFAWLYKQYGQLPEVHPFVYGIKPAIIAIILGAIFPLAKKSLKSTELVIIGLIVLIGALLNINEIYLMFGAGFFALFLAYIRNNKQNNINSFLPLALLQITNTTILSATNAKLFWIFLKIGSILYGSGYVLFAFLDTELVSTGLLTRQQLIDAIAVGQFTPGPVFSSVTFIGYQINGLTGAIISTIAIFLPSFVFVALLNPIVKKMRSSKLFPAFLDAVNVASVAIIVAICFAMGKETITDWRTILIAVLSIAIAFGYKKLNSAFVVLGGSLIGYILLLI